The following proteins are co-located in the Polystyrenella longa genome:
- a CDS encoding TM0106 family RecB-like putative nuclease, with product MQGVRPEGFVVVLGTGERVRFRTNQFLHYYRQLKQSFLKFQNRFNAQSFPDPGASRNYGRWNTFAEQVLDAADHLTRVANITRSQITKLEAAGLQTLTELATSPLEEVPEIPRPTFIRLRKQAQLQVDSHRLLRPLYEVQLSPDNQPQHGLALLPPASPLDIFFDIEGYPHREGGLEYLLGATHLEQDELKFADWWAHDDPQEKKAFERFIDWTHDRWKTDSGMHIYHYAPYEVTAMRRLMGKYATREREVDDLLRNQVFIDLYKIVRQGLIVGTPSYSLKDIEHLYMDNREGEVTTAGGSVVAYHQWLESGQSQDWRESEILEEIRDYNKVDCDSTWLLANWLREIQRKAGIAYAGSDGLGISEKNNDSDLTHPTQQLAEHLLDEVESGKVTDEEKSRVQQLLTWLLEFHWREDKPVFWRMFDWHEKSESELIDEFDCLGGLQRTSKPETPIKRSHLFEYQYAPDQNTKLHVGSKCFFSHDLTIRTVIEHLDSEKGLVEIKLGPSVTEVPETLCLIPDEHVSSTTLAKAVFRYVEAWSKGTVLSRAVDDLLHRRPPRIKGHLSGPILTEETDLVPAVIATISRLDQSVLCIQGPPGTGKTYTAAQAILQLLKENKKVAVTANSHKAILNVLRAVHEAVTAAGEDFPLFKVRGEGDDWLINSGRITPISSSGEAAAVVKDGAMVMGGTAWVFSRPELEGVFDFLFIDEAGQFSLANVVATGLAAKNMVLIGDQMQLAQPIQGTHPGDSGKSALEYLLGEHATIPSDLGIFLSQIWRMHPHICDFISEAVYEHRLHPHPDTAKQRIVFPEGYRGLITKESGILYIPVEHAGNTQSSFEEADVISRIISELLGLPVVPFGGGKSIALNWQDILVVAPFNMQVRRLQHQFGVPDRVGSVDKFQGQEAQVVIISMCSSTLEDSPRGAEFLLEPNRLNVAVSRARTLTIIVGSSKLAKSPCHSIKEMELLNLYCWLLSHAE from the coding sequence ATGCAGGGAGTCCGCCCTGAAGGATTTGTAGTGGTACTGGGGACTGGCGAACGGGTCCGGTTTCGAACGAATCAATTCCTGCATTACTATCGTCAGCTGAAACAGTCCTTCCTGAAGTTCCAGAACCGATTTAATGCTCAGTCTTTTCCGGACCCGGGAGCTTCCCGAAATTATGGTCGCTGGAACACGTTCGCTGAACAAGTTCTGGATGCAGCAGACCATCTGACTCGCGTAGCCAACATCACACGTTCACAGATCACCAAGCTGGAAGCGGCCGGGCTCCAGACCTTAACTGAATTGGCAACCTCTCCTCTGGAGGAGGTGCCTGAAATTCCTCGGCCGACCTTTATCAGGCTCAGGAAACAGGCTCAACTGCAAGTCGACTCTCACCGTCTGCTGCGACCTCTCTATGAGGTTCAGTTGTCTCCAGATAATCAGCCTCAGCATGGGCTGGCTCTGCTCCCTCCGGCGTCTCCACTCGACATTTTTTTCGACATTGAAGGCTATCCCCATCGGGAAGGTGGGCTGGAGTATTTGCTGGGAGCGACTCATCTGGAGCAGGACGAGCTAAAGTTCGCCGACTGGTGGGCACATGACGATCCGCAGGAAAAGAAAGCCTTTGAACGCTTTATTGACTGGACTCACGATCGTTGGAAAACTGATTCTGGAATGCACATCTACCACTACGCCCCTTACGAAGTGACGGCGATGCGTCGATTGATGGGGAAATATGCGACACGCGAACGCGAGGTGGATGATTTACTACGAAATCAGGTCTTCATCGACCTTTATAAAATTGTACGCCAAGGTTTGATTGTCGGAACGCCCAGCTATTCACTCAAGGATATAGAGCATCTCTACATGGATAACCGGGAAGGGGAAGTCACAACGGCTGGTGGATCGGTGGTGGCCTACCATCAGTGGCTGGAGAGTGGTCAGAGTCAGGACTGGCGGGAGTCTGAAATACTGGAGGAGATTCGCGACTACAACAAAGTCGACTGTGACTCCACCTGGCTCCTAGCCAATTGGCTCCGCGAGATTCAACGCAAAGCAGGGATCGCATACGCTGGATCCGACGGGCTGGGTATTTCGGAAAAGAATAATGACAGTGATCTTACCCATCCCACTCAGCAATTGGCCGAGCATCTACTGGACGAAGTCGAATCCGGTAAGGTTACGGACGAGGAAAAATCTCGAGTCCAGCAGCTGCTCACTTGGTTACTGGAGTTTCACTGGAGGGAAGACAAACCTGTCTTCTGGCGGATGTTTGACTGGCATGAAAAGAGTGAGTCCGAACTGATTGACGAATTCGACTGTTTAGGAGGGCTCCAGCGCACCTCGAAGCCAGAAACACCGATAAAGCGATCTCACCTTTTCGAGTACCAGTATGCTCCAGACCAGAACACAAAGCTGCATGTTGGCTCGAAGTGTTTTTTTTCACATGACCTCACGATCAGAACCGTGATCGAACATCTTGACTCCGAAAAAGGATTGGTCGAAATCAAACTTGGTCCGAGTGTCACGGAGGTTCCTGAAACGCTCTGCCTGATTCCCGACGAACATGTCAGTTCCACTACGCTGGCGAAAGCCGTGTTTCGCTATGTCGAAGCCTGGTCGAAAGGAACGGTCCTGTCACGTGCGGTTGATGATCTGCTCCATCGCCGCCCCCCGCGAATTAAGGGGCATCTCTCCGGTCCGATCCTTACGGAAGAGACTGATCTAGTCCCCGCAGTCATCGCTACCATCAGCCGTTTAGATCAATCAGTATTGTGTATTCAGGGTCCGCCCGGAACAGGGAAAACCTACACAGCGGCTCAGGCCATTCTGCAATTACTGAAGGAAAACAAAAAGGTCGCAGTAACGGCCAACAGTCACAAAGCTATTCTGAACGTGCTCCGGGCTGTGCATGAAGCGGTTACAGCGGCAGGGGAAGACTTCCCGTTGTTCAAAGTGAGGGGTGAAGGAGACGATTGGCTCATCAACTCGGGAAGAATAACCCCTATTTCTTCATCGGGTGAGGCCGCAGCAGTGGTTAAAGACGGCGCGATGGTCATGGGGGGAACGGCCTGGGTTTTCAGTCGCCCGGAACTGGAAGGGGTCTTTGACTTCCTGTTCATCGACGAAGCCGGACAATTTTCACTGGCGAATGTGGTCGCTACGGGGCTGGCAGCAAAGAACATGGTGCTGATCGGTGATCAGATGCAGCTCGCTCAACCGATACAAGGAACTCATCCTGGTGATAGCGGTAAATCCGCTCTGGAATATCTACTGGGAGAGCACGCCACAATTCCAAGTGATCTTGGCATCTTTCTCAGTCAGATCTGGCGGATGCATCCTCACATCTGTGACTTTATATCTGAGGCCGTCTACGAGCACCGATTGCATCCTCATCCCGATACAGCCAAACAGCGAATTGTGTTTCCGGAAGGGTACAGGGGGTTGATCACTAAAGAATCCGGTATCCTGTACATACCGGTGGAACATGCCGGAAACACTCAGAGCAGCTTCGAGGAGGCAGACGTTATCAGTCGAATCATCTCTGAGTTGCTGGGGTTACCGGTGGTGCCCTTTGGGGGCGGCAAATCGATCGCTCTGAATTGGCAGGACATTCTCGTCGTTGCCCCGTTCAATATGCAGGTCCGCCGGCTTCAACATCAGTTCGGAGTTCCTGATCGCGTGGGTAGCGTGGATAAGTTTCAGGGGCAGGAAGCCCAAGTCGTGATCATCTCAATGTGCTCATCCACATTAGAAGACTCACCACGGGGAGCAGAGTTTCTGCTGGAACCCAACCGACTGAATGTAGCAGTCTCTCGAGCACGCACCCTCACCATCATTGTGGGAAGCTCCAAACTGGCGAAGTCTCCCTGTCATTCCATCAAGGAAATGGAATTATTGAATCTGTACTGCTGGCTTCTGAGTCATGCAGAATAA
- a CDS encoding DUF3320 domain-containing protein: MSLDGTDIISQAPDESVSVRIDTDINDYLNYASWQNSVPLIRSLEIVNPTETTYNDLVLELEITPGFARSRKWVIDRLEGKGTHLIRDRHLEMEGNYLSGLNEAERGDLIFRLKHRDELLCENRRPVRVLARDEWGGMRSMPEILAAFVMPNDPAIAGLLKASSAILAKHGHSSALDGYQSQDPGKAFLQVAALWSAVSEKNLTYANPPSSFEDVGQKVRRPSRVLKEGLATCLDSTLLFASALEAIGLHPIVIMQRGHCFAGAWLIEDTQDRLIEPDCLEVRKIRTSGELVLFETTMVTSQSVVSFDEAMQRSDYEIRESEEHKFVASIDIKRARMAQVRPLASHDSELASAEQISRVAPALPKFPGLGSPDYTINPKEDEKPTTPDSRIDRWQRKLLDLSLRNRLLNLRETQLVVPFLCKNIPLLEDRLASGTKIKLISLDEMNPHGERDSELHLQQTNRDMDEEFARIALEKNELASTLTERELSGRLTAIYRKVKNDLAEGGTNTLYLAIGFLRWRRREDESRYYKAPLMLVPVKLERKNASAGFKLTHHEEEVRFNATLIQLLKRDFEKDISQFEGELPQDENGIDVPLVMRQVRQAIRDVPGFEVIEETALSTFSFSKYLMWKDLVERLDQLKENRLIRHLVFTPEKEFSSGISSPMPRSDEMDLRYRPHDLAHPLPADSSQLAAVMAAAEGHDLVIIGPPGTGKSQTIANMIAQCLATRKTVLFVAEKTAALDVVYRRLREHGLGDLCLELHSNKAERKSFLDQLNNAWLNRAGEIQNEWDRVNDHLEQHREHLNRYVQALHRRDGSGWTPYNAMWRTGGMRLESPLNLGWPDNLQHSREEYDQLLESVERLAHTHAQVAGQVNLAAVKQNEWSIRWEQNVVDQAQTLKAQSETIQGLLHDFFDTVGIPDRSDCSLTEYEQITRLCRMLLKTAGDDFHLVFSKDFSSFGKDLESLHKTILAYSKGLSKLKGEYLEETLTEIPVEELLNLHQQAESKFWPLSIFARKKVVKQLQGHANGGTVEPAVDLEILKRLQQLRDRIFANPFVKKSPGQSVAAIDVKSLVSHLETAKKTRDSIVTLAKSLGGDSIKRLSKTLAPVLSGDATKHPVTKLASKFYKSAQEYQIHFGNWKKLAGTLPVHSSSPRFLEDTCHNLDDVLDHRAQLQSWTMWCLAEQTARKLGLQNIIPAIEGEPLDADQFRDDFESAYARWWLTKTIDNSPELRAFQREDHERKIDNFLNLDEQARGFAPIQVQQIREHDLPEQDGVPKKSELGLLRHQIKLKRPSKSIRQMISAMPDNFSKLAPCLMMSPLSIAQYLPAGQELFDVVIFDEASQITTWDAIGAIGRAKQTIIVGDPKQLPPTNFFGRSDSEEESELEDHEQDLESILDEVQTSGVKTLQLSWHYRSRHESLITFSNWHYYNNKLITFPSTATEDNAVRLVHLPESEYDRGKSRTNKIEAERIVSDAVALMKSWIHLPDEKRLTLGVITFNTQQQTLIMDLFDRERRRFPEIEWFFGDERIEPTVVKNLENVQGDERDVMFFSITFGKNASGRIPLNFGAINRVGGERRLNVAVTRAREELVVYSSFKAEDLDTQRTASVGVKHLKSFLDFAERGDIALRTANAGSVGEYESPFEQKVSEALQSRGWQTAPQIGVSGFRIDLGIIHPDKPGVYLAGVECDGATYHSSHTARDRDKTRQLVLENLGWTILRIWSPDWWYDPAGALDRIDASLKSALEKSRQEEEQKALDTMLDSAQSAAPMLYYQRASFDDLTIEPDRFYDSDYSSVLRQMIDLILSTEAPLLEDSLLKQIATAHGFGRMGAKIRERILKLLPDVSIGEEPQGRFIWSGDISDTIPYRSHYSDEDQRSLDEIPHAELKGLINAHRELLDENDPAQEYAKLLRINRLTANLRSRIEEVIGEVEKYKDE, from the coding sequence ATGTCTCTCGATGGGACCGATATTATTTCTCAGGCACCGGATGAATCGGTTTCAGTTCGGATCGATACCGATATCAATGATTATCTCAACTACGCTTCTTGGCAGAATTCGGTGCCGCTGATTCGGTCGCTGGAGATCGTGAATCCGACAGAAACGACGTATAACGACCTCGTTCTGGAACTGGAGATCACCCCCGGGTTCGCTCGCTCACGGAAATGGGTCATTGATCGGCTCGAAGGGAAGGGGACTCACCTGATCCGGGATCGACACCTGGAGATGGAAGGGAATTATCTTTCCGGCCTGAACGAGGCCGAGCGGGGAGATCTGATCTTTCGGTTGAAGCATCGGGATGAGCTGTTGTGCGAGAACAGGCGCCCCGTGCGGGTGCTCGCCCGCGACGAATGGGGTGGTATGCGTTCCATGCCGGAAATCCTGGCGGCCTTTGTGATGCCGAACGACCCCGCCATTGCCGGTTTGCTTAAAGCGAGCAGCGCGATTCTGGCCAAACATGGTCATTCCTCGGCCCTGGATGGTTACCAGAGTCAAGATCCAGGTAAGGCATTCCTGCAAGTGGCTGCATTATGGTCGGCGGTCTCGGAGAAGAACCTGACCTATGCCAATCCCCCCAGTAGTTTTGAAGATGTCGGCCAGAAGGTTCGTCGTCCATCGCGTGTTCTTAAAGAGGGTCTGGCCACCTGTCTCGACAGTACACTTCTATTTGCCTCCGCGCTGGAGGCGATTGGCCTGCACCCCATTGTGATTATGCAGCGGGGTCACTGCTTTGCTGGAGCCTGGCTGATTGAGGACACACAGGATCGATTGATTGAGCCCGATTGTCTTGAAGTTCGTAAAATACGAACATCAGGAGAATTGGTGTTGTTTGAAACCACGATGGTGACTAGTCAATCAGTCGTTTCTTTCGACGAAGCGATGCAGCGTTCTGATTACGAAATCCGAGAATCGGAAGAACATAAGTTTGTCGCTTCTATCGATATCAAACGGGCCCGGATGGCGCAAGTACGCCCTCTCGCTTCTCACGATTCCGAACTGGCGTCTGCAGAACAAATTTCCCGTGTTGCTCCCGCATTGCCTAAGTTTCCCGGATTGGGGTCACCAGATTATACGATCAATCCAAAGGAGGATGAAAAACCAACGACTCCCGACAGTCGAATTGATCGGTGGCAGCGGAAGCTGCTTGATTTGTCACTTCGCAATCGCCTGTTGAATCTGCGTGAGACACAACTGGTCGTGCCGTTTCTTTGCAAGAATATTCCTCTGCTGGAGGACCGGTTAGCTTCGGGAACGAAAATCAAGTTGATCTCTCTCGACGAGATGAATCCCCATGGCGAGCGGGATTCGGAGTTGCACCTGCAACAGACAAATCGGGACATGGATGAAGAATTCGCTCGCATCGCTCTGGAAAAAAATGAACTTGCTTCGACTTTAACCGAACGGGAATTGAGTGGTCGACTGACGGCAATCTACCGAAAAGTCAAAAACGATCTGGCGGAAGGGGGAACTAATACTCTTTATCTGGCAATAGGTTTTTTGCGCTGGCGGCGGCGTGAAGATGAAAGTCGTTATTACAAAGCCCCGTTGATGCTGGTCCCCGTCAAGCTGGAAAGAAAAAATGCGTCGGCGGGTTTCAAACTGACGCACCATGAAGAGGAAGTCCGTTTCAATGCGACGCTGATTCAATTGCTGAAGCGGGACTTTGAAAAAGACATTTCTCAGTTTGAAGGAGAACTCCCTCAGGATGAGAATGGGATTGATGTCCCCCTGGTCATGCGACAGGTTCGTCAGGCGATCCGGGATGTGCCCGGGTTCGAAGTGATCGAGGAAACGGCGTTGTCGACGTTCTCGTTCTCCAAGTATCTGATGTGGAAGGACCTGGTGGAGCGGCTTGATCAATTAAAAGAGAATCGGTTAATTCGGCATCTCGTCTTTACTCCTGAAAAGGAATTCAGCTCTGGCATTTCCTCTCCCATGCCGCGTAGTGATGAAATGGATCTGCGATACCGGCCACATGATCTGGCTCATCCCTTGCCGGCGGACTCATCACAACTGGCAGCGGTAATGGCAGCGGCGGAAGGCCACGACCTGGTCATTATTGGTCCGCCTGGAACCGGAAAAAGTCAGACCATCGCCAATATGATTGCACAGTGCCTGGCGACTCGCAAAACGGTTCTCTTCGTTGCCGAAAAGACAGCCGCTCTGGATGTGGTCTATCGCCGTTTACGGGAACATGGTTTGGGTGATCTTTGCCTGGAGCTCCATTCGAACAAAGCCGAGCGGAAAAGTTTTCTGGATCAGCTGAATAATGCCTGGCTGAATCGCGCTGGTGAGATTCAGAATGAATGGGACCGGGTGAATGACCATCTTGAGCAGCACCGTGAGCATCTGAATCGCTATGTGCAAGCGTTACATCGCCGGGATGGAAGCGGCTGGACACCCTATAATGCGATGTGGCGTACCGGGGGGATGCGGCTGGAGTCTCCTCTCAATCTGGGCTGGCCGGATAACCTGCAACATTCGCGTGAGGAATACGATCAGTTGCTTGAGTCTGTCGAGCGACTCGCTCATACCCATGCACAAGTTGCGGGGCAAGTGAATCTGGCGGCCGTCAAACAGAATGAGTGGTCGATTCGCTGGGAGCAGAATGTGGTGGATCAGGCCCAGACACTTAAGGCTCAGAGTGAAACGATTCAGGGCCTATTGCATGATTTCTTTGATACGGTGGGCATCCCGGACCGGAGTGATTGCTCGCTCACGGAATACGAGCAGATCACACGTCTCTGCAGAATGTTACTCAAGACGGCTGGTGACGATTTTCATCTTGTCTTCAGCAAAGACTTTTCCAGTTTTGGTAAAGATCTTGAAAGTCTGCATAAAACGATTCTGGCTTATAGCAAAGGGCTTTCCAAACTGAAGGGAGAGTACCTGGAAGAGACGCTGACCGAAATTCCGGTGGAGGAATTGTTAAACTTGCACCAGCAGGCTGAATCCAAATTCTGGCCCCTCTCCATTTTCGCTCGTAAAAAGGTCGTCAAGCAGCTGCAGGGGCATGCTAACGGTGGAACTGTGGAACCGGCAGTCGATCTGGAGATCCTGAAAAGACTGCAGCAGTTACGTGACCGAATCTTTGCTAATCCGTTTGTGAAGAAATCGCCCGGTCAGTCGGTGGCCGCCATCGATGTCAAATCGCTTGTAAGTCACCTGGAGACAGCAAAGAAAACTCGCGATTCGATTGTGACCCTCGCCAAATCTCTGGGGGGTGATTCCATCAAGCGACTTTCGAAAACACTTGCCCCCGTCCTTTCTGGAGATGCAACCAAACATCCGGTCACAAAACTGGCCAGCAAATTCTATAAATCGGCTCAGGAATATCAGATCCATTTCGGAAACTGGAAAAAACTGGCGGGAACTCTACCAGTTCATTCATCGTCCCCCCGTTTTCTCGAAGATACCTGTCACAACCTGGATGATGTCCTCGACCACCGAGCCCAACTGCAATCCTGGACGATGTGGTGTCTGGCAGAACAAACCGCACGCAAGCTGGGTTTACAGAACATTATTCCAGCCATTGAGGGCGAGCCTCTCGATGCGGATCAGTTCAGGGATGATTTCGAAAGTGCGTACGCTCGCTGGTGGCTCACTAAGACGATCGATAACTCACCCGAACTGAGAGCATTTCAACGCGAAGACCACGAACGAAAAATCGACAACTTTCTTAATCTGGACGAACAGGCCCGTGGTTTCGCTCCCATTCAGGTTCAGCAAATTCGGGAACATGACCTGCCGGAGCAGGATGGAGTTCCTAAAAAATCCGAACTGGGACTACTGCGACATCAAATCAAACTGAAACGCCCCAGTAAATCAATTCGTCAGATGATTTCGGCGATGCCGGATAACTTCAGTAAGCTCGCTCCCTGTCTGATGATGTCCCCCTTGTCTATCGCCCAATATCTGCCTGCTGGGCAGGAGTTGTTCGATGTCGTGATTTTTGACGAGGCTTCGCAAATTACCACATGGGACGCGATCGGGGCCATTGGCCGGGCGAAGCAGACCATCATTGTTGGTGACCCGAAACAGTTACCTCCAACGAACTTCTTTGGACGATCAGACAGTGAAGAGGAATCAGAACTGGAGGATCACGAACAGGATCTCGAGAGTATTCTTGATGAAGTGCAGACATCGGGAGTCAAAACACTCCAGCTGAGCTGGCATTATCGAAGTCGGCACGAATCGCTGATTACGTTTTCAAACTGGCATTACTACAACAATAAATTGATTACGTTCCCTTCGACAGCGACAGAAGATAATGCTGTCCGGCTGGTGCATTTGCCCGAATCAGAATATGACCGAGGTAAAAGTCGAACGAACAAGATCGAAGCCGAGAGAATCGTCTCTGATGCGGTGGCCTTGATGAAGTCCTGGATACATCTCCCGGATGAAAAACGATTAACGCTGGGGGTCATCACTTTTAATACCCAGCAACAGACACTCATCATGGACTTGTTCGACCGCGAACGTCGGCGATTTCCAGAGATTGAATGGTTCTTTGGTGATGAGCGAATCGAACCGACCGTTGTTAAAAACCTGGAGAATGTGCAAGGGGACGAACGCGATGTGATGTTCTTTTCCATTACGTTTGGGAAAAACGCCAGTGGGCGTATTCCGCTCAATTTCGGCGCTATTAATAGAGTGGGGGGCGAACGCCGACTGAACGTCGCTGTTACGCGTGCTCGGGAAGAGTTGGTGGTCTATTCTTCATTCAAAGCGGAGGATCTCGACACTCAACGGACAGCATCAGTCGGTGTGAAACATCTAAAAAGCTTTCTCGACTTCGCGGAACGCGGGGACATCGCCTTACGGACTGCCAACGCAGGTTCTGTTGGCGAATATGAGTCTCCCTTCGAACAGAAAGTATCGGAAGCGCTGCAGTCGCGAGGGTGGCAGACGGCACCTCAGATTGGCGTATCCGGATTTCGAATCGATTTGGGAATTATTCATCCCGATAAACCGGGCGTCTATCTGGCTGGAGTCGAATGCGACGGGGCGACTTATCACAGTTCTCATACTGCGCGTGATCGAGATAAAACCCGTCAACTGGTATTGGAGAATCTCGGTTGGACTATCCTGCGTATCTGGTCGCCGGACTGGTGGTATGATCCGGCAGGAGCTCTGGACCGGATTGATGCCTCTCTGAAATCGGCGTTAGAAAAGAGTCGCCAGGAAGAGGAACAGAAGGCTCTCGATACTATGCTCGATTCAGCTCAGTCAGCGGCCCCCATGCTGTACTATCAACGCGCGTCGTTTGATGACCTCACGATTGAACCAGACCGCTTCTATGACTCGGATTATTCCTCTGTGCTGAGACAGATGATTGATCTGATTCTGTCGACGGAAGCTCCTTTACTGGAAGACTCCCTTCTCAAACAGATCGCCACGGCTCATGGTTTTGGTCGAATGGGAGCCAAGATTCGGGAACGCATTCTGAAGTTATTACCCGACGTCTCCATTGGTGAGGAACCTCAAGGACGATTTATCTGGTCAGGAGACATTTCGGACACGATACCGTATCGATCGCATTATTCAGATGAAGATCAGCGTAGTCTCGATGAAATTCCGCATGCCGAACTGAAAGGGCTCATCAATGCCCATCGTGAACTGTTAGACGAGAATGATCCCGCTCAGGAGTATGCCAAACTCCTGCGCATAAACCGCTTGACGGCGAATCTGCGAAGTCGAATTGAAGAAGTGATAGGTGAGGTCGAGAAATACAAAGATGAGTAA